Proteins encoded within one genomic window of Cucumis sativus cultivar 9930 chromosome 3, Cucumber_9930_V3, whole genome shotgun sequence:
- the LOC101213968 gene encoding peptide methionine sulfoxide reductase B5: protein MADPSAPASIQKSEEEWRAILSPEQFRIIRQKGTEPRGTGKYDKFYEEGIYNCAGCGTPLYKSSTKFNSGCGWPAFFEGFPGAINRFPDPDGRRTEITCAACGGHLGHVFKGEGFGTPTDERHCVNSISVKFAPANASQ, encoded by the exons ATGGCTGACCCATCTGCACCAGCTTCCATTCAGAAATCAGAGGAAGAATGGCGAGCTATACTCTCTCCGGAACAGTTTCGGATTATTCGCCAGAAAGGAACTGA GCCTCGTGGCACTGGGAAATATGACAAGTTTTATGAAGAAGGAATATACAACTGTGCAGGCTGTGGAACCCCACTTTATAAGTCAAGCACCAAATTCAATTCTGGCTGTGGCTGGCCTGCTTTCTTTGAGGGTTTTCCTGGAGCAATTAATCGCTTT CCGGACCCTGATGGAAGGAGAACTGAGATAACATGTGCTGCATGTGGTGGCCATTTGGGCCACGTTTTTAAAGGCGAGGGGTTCGGGACACCTACTGATGAACGTCATTGTGTCAACAGCATTTCAGTCAAGTTTGCTCCTGCTAATGCTTCACAGTGA